One stretch of Pirellulales bacterium DNA includes these proteins:
- a CDS encoding rhomboid family intramembrane serine protease: MRQLCQFEEAPTAQRFAAALLGRGIDVRVDGQNEQWEIWIRDEDQLPVAAELLAEFRANPQAPQFNSSAKVTLDQLQPGKPAPTPRSGRTKVIRMRDRWDSPFIARPGIVCWFLGVMCVLVFVMDPGNRGSRNDLDTFAAHELFVSRLVYQPLPSFLDETQMRKQMGELLAEAKRIESGENVDLLKKEQEQRELAAKALFGMERQPLFASIRQGEVWRIWTPIFLHFGIAHIAFNIMALFSYGSLLETAKGSLRLLLLTVALGAISNTSEYLWGYWWNPLVPVIFGGMSGVLCGWFGYAWMQSRYNPGGNVYLDPGRVIYMLLFLALCVVGVFGPIANAAHLGGLLAGIGIAWGEIWLERRAGS, encoded by the coding sequence ATGCGACAATTATGCCAATTTGAGGAGGCACCGACAGCCCAACGTTTTGCCGCGGCATTACTTGGCCGGGGGATAGACGTCCGGGTGGATGGCCAAAACGAGCAATGGGAAATTTGGATTCGGGATGAGGATCAACTCCCCGTCGCGGCGGAGCTTTTGGCCGAATTTCGCGCTAACCCCCAGGCTCCGCAATTTAATTCTAGCGCAAAAGTTACCCTGGATCAGCTCCAGCCGGGAAAACCTGCTCCCACTCCACGTTCCGGACGGACAAAGGTGATTCGGATGCGGGACAGGTGGGATTCCCCTTTTATCGCCCGCCCCGGCATCGTCTGTTGGTTCTTGGGCGTGATGTGTGTACTGGTTTTTGTGATGGATCCCGGCAACCGCGGTTCCCGGAATGATCTAGATACGTTTGCGGCCCATGAATTATTTGTGTCGCGGTTGGTTTATCAACCACTGCCGTCGTTTTTGGATGAAACGCAAATGCGGAAGCAAATGGGGGAGTTGCTGGCCGAGGCAAAAAGGATAGAAAGCGGAGAAAACGTTGATTTGCTAAAGAAGGAGCAAGAACAAAGAGAACTAGCGGCCAAAGCGCTGTTTGGCATGGAGCGGCAGCCCTTATTTGCGTCGATTCGCCAGGGAGAGGTGTGGCGCATTTGGACCCCCATTTTTCTGCATTTTGGCATCGCGCACATTGCCTTTAATATCATGGCGCTCTTTAGCTATGGAAGTTTGCTGGAAACGGCCAAAGGCTCACTCCGCTTGCTATTATTAACCGTGGCGTTGGGGGCGATCTCTAATACCTCGGAGTACTTGTGGGGGTACTGGTGGAATCCGCTGGTACCGGTGATCTTTGGCGGGATGTCGGGCGTGCTGTGCGGTTGGTTTGGCTACGCCTGGATGCAAAGCCGCTACAACCCCGGGGGAAATGTGTACCTCGATCCCGGACGCGTTATTTACATGCTGCTTTTTTTAGCGCTGTGCGTCGTCGGCGTCTTTGGGCCGATAGCCAATGCGGCCCATTTGGGGGGGCTGTTGGCGGGGATAGGGATCGCTTGGGGAGAGATTTGGCTGGAACGCCGCGCGGGTTCCTGA
- a CDS encoding PGPGW domain-containing protein: MMWEWISENRYWLLGSVTIGLGLSLAGLAAVQWLLVRIPRDYFTRAAPPPSPATASPASRWGWWFVRNVLGLLLLVAGIAMLILPGPGIIAMLLSLTLLDFPGRRTLERYLFRQRLVHRSMNSLRKKYGVEPLEIPSE; this comes from the coding sequence ATGATGTGGGAATGGATCTCTGAAAATCGCTACTGGTTACTGGGGAGTGTGACGATTGGTCTGGGCCTGTCACTGGCGGGATTGGCCGCCGTGCAATGGTTGTTGGTGCGCATTCCACGGGATTATTTTACCCGCGCTGCCCCACCGCCATCCCCTGCCACGGCATCCCCGGCGTCGCGCTGGGGTTGGTGGTTTGTACGCAATGTCTTAGGTCTGCTGTTGTTGGTGGCGGGAATTGCGATGCTCATCCTGCCCGGGCCAGGCATTATTGCCATGCTCTTATCGTTGACATTGCTGGACTTTCCTGGACGTCGCACGCTCGAACGTTATTTGTTCCGCCAGCGACTCGTGCATCGCAGCATGAACTCATTACGAAAAAAATATGGCGTGGAACCTCTGGAGATCCCCTCCGAATGA
- a CDS encoding cytochrome c oxidase assembly factor Coa1 family protein encodes MTATAPAAPVAQRRLISWKWYPAIFFGMLLLLIMAGGLVMYIQGQNAINSPPYQLTLREIQASAQVQAKIGQPITNATWYPAVKITDNGEKGEALCQFEVYGPLGTLEIKSQLRKLAGEWSPTELGYKQPGVLEYTSIMKEYLAKNKSDVPIFDGQTPAKTTTKIDLPPPDLDFSIENTPEEKK; translated from the coding sequence ATGACTGCCACAGCCCCCGCCGCGCCGGTCGCACAGCGACGCCTGATCAGTTGGAAGTGGTACCCGGCCATCTTTTTTGGAATGTTGCTGCTGTTAATCATGGCTGGCGGCTTGGTCATGTATATCCAAGGGCAAAACGCGATCAACAGCCCCCCCTACCAACTTACGCTGCGGGAAATTCAGGCCAGCGCGCAAGTTCAGGCAAAGATCGGTCAACCCATTACCAATGCCACATGGTACCCGGCGGTCAAGATCACCGATAATGGCGAAAAAGGAGAAGCGTTGTGCCAGTTTGAGGTGTATGGTCCCCTGGGGACGCTGGAAATTAAATCCCAACTGCGCAAGCTGGCGGGAGAATGGTCTCCCACCGAATTAGGCTATAAGCAACCCGGCGTGCTGGAATATACTAGCATCATGAAAGAGTATTTGGCTAAAAACAAAAGCGATGTGCCAATATTTGATGGCCAGACCCCCGCGAAAACCACGACAAAAATCGATTTGCCTCCTCCTGACTTGGACTTTTCTATTGAAAATACGCCGGAAGAAAAAAAGTAG